The Haloarchaeobius amylolyticus genome window below encodes:
- a CDS encoding exonuclease RecJ: MSHSSRTADGAADAASDIAGALRRASFVHVVARASGDAVAAAGLVARALGDVGTPFQVSVGRTVDARTERVARDERDAETTALVVGSSEAEAYHLDPADEPASVAAWRLAGDLGGAPDSVLALAGAVAAGVTPGAGATERLVEAAETSGRLVRRPGVAIPTDDVADGLAASTLVHAPFSGERAVADELVADLDIADEPQVDDDARRTLASLVAVETVGADDATTRAGDVLERAVRPYTTPDGRFATVGGLADVLDCAAVGAPGTGVALALGHDVREGALDAWRETAHAAHEAVREATTHRYDGVFVARVDEAPVQVAARLVRDFRSPEPVALVVGDDEAAAAAVDDRDLAGVVARTVTQTGGSADGTSRTAYATFECETKQFITAFREAL; this comes from the coding sequence ATGTCGCACTCGAGTCGCACCGCCGACGGGGCCGCCGACGCCGCCAGTGACATCGCTGGCGCACTGCGTCGGGCCTCGTTCGTCCACGTCGTCGCCCGCGCGAGCGGAGACGCAGTCGCTGCCGCAGGGCTAGTCGCGAGAGCGCTGGGCGACGTGGGGACGCCGTTCCAGGTGAGCGTCGGCCGGACGGTCGACGCGCGCACGGAGCGGGTGGCCCGGGACGAGCGAGACGCCGAGACGACCGCGCTGGTCGTCGGGTCGTCCGAGGCCGAGGCGTATCACCTCGACCCCGCGGACGAGCCGGCGAGCGTGGCCGCGTGGCGGCTTGCTGGCGACCTCGGTGGCGCGCCGGATTCGGTGCTGGCACTGGCCGGCGCCGTCGCGGCGGGCGTGACGCCCGGCGCGGGCGCGACCGAGCGACTCGTGGAGGCGGCCGAGACGAGCGGGCGACTGGTCCGCCGTCCCGGCGTGGCGATACCGACCGACGACGTGGCAGACGGCCTGGCAGCCTCGACGCTGGTGCACGCGCCCTTCTCGGGCGAGCGTGCAGTCGCAGACGAGCTGGTTGCCGACCTCGACATCGCGGACGAGCCGCAGGTAGACGACGATGCGCGGCGCACGCTGGCGTCGCTGGTCGCGGTCGAGACGGTCGGTGCGGACGACGCCACGACGCGGGCCGGGGACGTCCTCGAACGGGCGGTCCGGCCCTACACCACGCCCGACGGTCGGTTCGCCACGGTCGGCGGCCTCGCGGACGTGCTCGACTGTGCGGCAGTGGGCGCCCCCGGTACGGGCGTGGCGCTGGCGCTCGGGCACGACGTGCGCGAGGGCGCGCTGGACGCGTGGCGCGAGACGGCCCACGCGGCCCACGAGGCCGTCCGCGAGGCGACGACGCACCGCTACGACGGCGTGTTCGTCGCCCGCGTGGACGAGGCGCCGGTGCAGGTCGCGGCCCGACTGGTCCGTGACTTCCGGTCGCCGGAGCCGGTCGCGCTGGTCGTCGGTGACGACGAGGCAGCCGCCGCAGCCGTGGACGACCGCGACCTCGCGGGCGTCGTGGCGCGGACGGTGACCCAGACCGGCGGGTCGGCCGACGGTACGTCACGGACCGCCTACGCGACCTTCGAGTGCGAGACCAAGCAGTTCATCACCGCCTTCAGGGAGGCACTATGA
- a CDS encoding KEOPS complex subunit Pcc1: MTRRATIRTEHDRPELVAAAIRPDNTAEMETHVEEGAVVTRIERETTGGLHSTVDDYVVNVDVASRVAQHAEQQTTHKS, from the coding sequence ATGACACGACGCGCGACGATCCGGACCGAGCACGACCGCCCCGAACTGGTGGCGGCCGCGATCCGCCCGGACAACACCGCAGAGATGGAGACACACGTCGAGGAGGGCGCCGTCGTCACCCGCATCGAGCGGGAGACGACCGGGGGCCTGCACTCGACGGTCGACGACTACGTCGTGAACGTCGACGTCGCGTCACGAGTGGCACAGCACGCAGAGCAACAGACCACACACAAATCATGA
- a CDS encoding Htur_1727 family rSAM-partnered candidate RiPP: MPAEDRKRVSDAPRATDGSEWEVFVRETSTDPMQHVGSVTADTWDLAYEQAAALFSFTAEDLWLCPADAVHRFTPSTLDEAATPAGD, from the coding sequence ATGCCAGCGGAGGACCGAAAGCGCGTCAGCGATGCACCGCGAGCGACCGACGGCTCGGAGTGGGAGGTCTTCGTCCGCGAGACGAGCACCGACCCCATGCAGCACGTCGGCAGCGTCACGGCGGACACCTGGGACCTCGCCTACGAGCAGGCCGCCGCGCTGTTCTCCTTTACCGCCGAGGACCTCTGGCTCTGCCCGGCCGACGCGGTGCACCGCTTCACCCCCTCGACGCTCGACGAGGCCGCGACCCCCGCGGGCGACTGA
- a CDS encoding DUF7385 family protein, protein MDDETYEELVQSVTPRETVGGVKTYQNTVAMACPACEEPFDDLVVCEDEYNSLELSKMLDLCVTTHEGDVLLFTHKP, encoded by the coding sequence ATGGACGACGAGACCTACGAGGAGCTCGTACAGTCGGTGACTCCCCGGGAGACCGTCGGCGGCGTCAAGACCTACCAGAACACGGTGGCGATGGCGTGTCCGGCCTGCGAGGAGCCGTTCGACGACCTGGTCGTCTGCGAAGACGAGTACAACAGTCTCGAGCTGAGCAAGATGCTGGACCTGTGCGTGACGACCCACGAGGGGGACGTACTGCTGTTCACGCACAAGCCCTGA
- a CDS encoding plastocyanin/azurin family copper-binding protein, giving the protein MNRRTFLAAVSGSTLAGLAGCLAVGSTSRLNCAEGCDVGMGASAFLPDEYTVSVGDTVTWKNTSSKAHTVTAYGNAIPEDAAYFASGGFDSEEAARDAWFGKRGGAIPSGGSYSHTFEVPGTYNYVCVPHERGGMVGRIVVEK; this is encoded by the coding sequence ATGAACCGCCGCACGTTCCTCGCCGCGGTGAGTGGCTCGACACTGGCCGGGCTCGCCGGCTGTCTCGCCGTCGGTTCCACCTCGCGGCTCAACTGCGCTGAGGGCTGTGACGTCGGCATGGGCGCGAGCGCGTTCCTGCCCGACGAGTACACCGTCAGCGTCGGCGACACCGTCACGTGGAAGAACACCTCCAGCAAGGCCCACACCGTCACCGCCTACGGGAACGCCATCCCCGAGGACGCCGCGTACTTCGCCTCCGGTGGCTTCGACTCCGAGGAAGCGGCACGGGACGCCTGGTTCGGCAAGCGCGGCGGCGCCATCCCCTCCGGCGGGTCCTACTCGCACACGTTCGAGGTTCCCGGGACGTACAACTACGTCTGCGTCCCGCACGAGCGTGGCGGGATGGTCGGTCGTATCGTCGTCGAAAAATAA
- a CDS encoding 30S ribosomal protein S3ae, whose amino-acid sequence MSERSVSRKKQEKRWYTLHAPEMFDRAELGTTPADEPEKVLDRTIETTLGDLTDNASENNTKLKFKVTDVGSDAAYTEFVQHELTRDYLRSLVRRGASKIDAHITVLTKDDYRVQIQPVAFTTKKADHSQERAIRKTMIQIVREAAREHTFEDVIDSVVEGRLSSAIYGEAKTIYPLRRVEIQKATLEAHPEEVAAEEEAAVDVDEEDVAVEAEEAEAADEDEE is encoded by the coding sequence ATGAGCGAACGATCCGTTTCCCGCAAGAAACAAGAGAAGCGGTGGTACACGCTCCACGCCCCCGAGATGTTCGACCGGGCGGAGCTCGGTACCACACCCGCAGATGAACCGGAGAAGGTGCTCGACCGCACCATCGAAACCACCCTCGGTGACCTCACCGACAACGCGAGCGAGAACAACACGAAGCTCAAGTTCAAGGTGACCGACGTCGGCAGCGACGCCGCGTACACCGAGTTCGTCCAGCACGAGCTGACGCGTGACTACCTCCGTAGTCTCGTCCGCCGTGGCGCGTCCAAGATCGACGCCCACATCACCGTGCTGACGAAGGACGACTACCGCGTCCAGATCCAGCCCGTCGCGTTCACCACGAAGAAGGCCGACCACAGCCAGGAGCGCGCCATCCGCAAGACGATGATCCAGATCGTCCGCGAGGCCGCCCGCGAGCACACCTTCGAGGACGTCATCGACTCCGTCGTCGAGGGTCGACTCAGCTCGGCCATCTACGGCGAGGCGAAGACCATCTACCCGCTCCGCCGGGTGGAGATCCAGAAGGCGACCCTCGAGGCCCACCCCGAAGAGGTGGCCGCCGAGGAGGAGGCTGCCGTCGACGTCGACGAGGAGGACGTCGCAGTCGAGGCCGAGGAGGCCGAGGCTGCCGACGAAGACGAGGAGTAA
- a CDS encoding small ribosomal subunit Rsm22 family protein, with product MTQRDDIVANAKYLKNVRPIDPEEVYEYVEGQPHPAIVRQTLRDEALDLGLVERPDGTFAPVPEDPVTTTVETVEALPEVYDQELQDLLVERFGLDWAEGDSGDTLRTTIRRLKDDYYRRREVEYDEVASLGYAIYHLPDFYAAVQYVLNDLVAKRLLPRTLRVLDVGAGVGGPALGLHDFLPEETLVDYHAVEPSAATGVLDRLLECTAPSFHTRITQTTAEAFEPEGEYDLVLFGNVLNELEDPEAVVRKYLDHLADDGSILALAPADKNTSTGLREVERAVTDEATVYSPTVRLWPTEEPSDRGWSFDVRPDLATPETQRRLDEATPEDDGGHEPGEFCNVDVQFSYSLLRRDGACILDVTPSADSYARMADMDTHVSNRIDLLAVKLSHNLAEPDANPLFKIGDGSEDTDHYAVSVKETSLNRDLHAAAYGDLLAFESVLALWNDDEEAYNLVVDEETVVDRIPKPV from the coding sequence ATGACCCAGCGAGACGACATCGTCGCGAACGCGAAGTACCTGAAGAACGTCAGACCCATCGACCCCGAGGAGGTGTACGAGTACGTCGAGGGGCAACCCCATCCCGCCATCGTGCGCCAGACGCTTCGCGACGAGGCACTCGACCTCGGACTGGTCGAACGCCCGGACGGGACGTTCGCGCCGGTCCCCGAGGACCCGGTGACGACGACCGTCGAGACGGTCGAGGCGCTCCCGGAGGTGTACGACCAGGAGCTCCAGGACCTGCTCGTCGAGCGTTTCGGCCTCGACTGGGCCGAGGGCGATTCCGGCGACACCCTCCGAACCACCATCCGGCGGCTCAAGGACGACTACTACCGCCGCCGGGAGGTCGAGTACGACGAGGTCGCCTCCCTCGGGTACGCCATCTACCACCTGCCGGACTTCTACGCGGCCGTCCAGTACGTACTGAACGACCTCGTCGCGAAGCGACTGCTCCCCCGGACCCTGCGCGTCCTCGACGTCGGTGCGGGCGTCGGCGGGCCGGCGCTCGGCCTGCACGACTTCCTGCCCGAGGAGACGCTGGTCGACTACCACGCCGTGGAGCCGTCGGCCGCGACCGGGGTCCTCGACCGCCTGCTCGAATGCACCGCGCCGAGTTTCCACACCCGCATCACGCAGACGACCGCCGAGGCGTTCGAGCCCGAAGGCGAGTACGACCTCGTCCTGTTCGGGAACGTCCTGAACGAACTCGAAGACCCCGAGGCCGTGGTCCGGAAGTACCTCGACCACCTCGCGGACGACGGGTCGATACTCGCGCTCGCGCCCGCCGACAAGAACACCAGCACAGGGCTTCGAGAGGTCGAACGCGCCGTCACCGACGAGGCGACGGTCTACTCGCCGACGGTCCGGCTCTGGCCCACCGAGGAACCGAGCGACCGCGGCTGGTCGTTCGACGTGCGCCCGGACCTCGCCACCCCGGAGACACAGCGACGACTCGACGAGGCGACCCCGGAAGACGACGGGGGCCACGAGCCGGGCGAGTTCTGCAACGTCGACGTGCAGTTCTCCTACAGCCTCCTCCGCAGGGACGGCGCGTGCATCCTCGACGTGACCCCCAGCGCGGACAGCTACGCCCGGATGGCCGACATGGACACCCACGTCTCGAACCGCATCGACCTGCTCGCGGTCAAGCTCTCGCACAACCTCGCCGAACCGGACGCGAACCCCCTGTTCAAGATCGGCGACGGCTCCGAGGACACCGACCACTACGCCGTCTCGGTGAAGGAGACCAGCCTCAACCGCGACCTCCACGCGGCGGCCTACGGCGACCTGCTCGCGTTCGAGTCCGTCCTCGCGCTGTGGAACGACGACGAGGAGGCGTACAACCTCGTCGTGGACGAGGAGACCGTCGTCGACCGGATTCCGAAGCCGGTCTGA
- a CDS encoding GNAT family N-acetyltransferase — translation MRTVMAADTTAACAWNHGECEGTPFCPPRCPRFVDKHGHPLLVVPLTDEHVEPLVEMYTDYAPEHRSMGLPPIRESEIRRWLDRLRENGTNVVAVDGDRVLGHAGFAGGANGLPEFLVYVHQDAHGRGIGTELTKHAIAYAADSEHDGLCLHVVDDNEAAIAVYRRLGFEVTKREGNELRMELDFGQEVAEEVRLAPAERSPALA, via the coding sequence GTGAGAACAGTCATGGCCGCCGACACCACCGCAGCCTGCGCCTGGAACCACGGCGAATGCGAGGGGACGCCCTTCTGTCCGCCGCGCTGCCCCCGGTTCGTCGACAAGCACGGGCACCCACTGCTCGTGGTTCCCCTGACCGACGAACACGTCGAGCCACTCGTCGAGATGTACACCGACTACGCCCCGGAACACCGCTCGATGGGCCTACCACCTATCCGCGAGAGCGAGATCCGCCGGTGGCTCGACCGCCTCCGCGAGAACGGGACCAACGTCGTCGCGGTCGACGGAGATCGGGTGCTCGGCCACGCCGGCTTCGCGGGCGGTGCGAACGGCCTGCCCGAGTTCCTCGTCTACGTCCACCAGGACGCCCACGGCCGTGGCATCGGGACGGAACTGACCAAGCACGCCATCGCCTACGCTGCCGACTCGGAGCACGACGGGTTGTGCCTGCACGTCGTGGACGACAACGAGGCCGCGATTGCGGTGTATCGCAGGCTGGGCTTCGAGGTCACGAAGCGTGAGGGGAACGAGTTGCGGATGGAACTGGACTTCGGGCAGGAGGTTGCGGAAGAGGTTCGGTTGGCGCCTGCGGAGCGGTCTCCCGCGCTAGCCTGA
- a CDS encoding prephenate dehydrogenase/arogenate dehydrogenase family protein, translating to MTTLVVGAGAMGRWVAQTVPGDVAFADTDPAAAEAAAATVGGRAVALDTDETFEAVCLAVPMTVVAQAIADHAGTAEQAIYDVTGEMATPVEAMREHAPDLERVSFHPLFAPENAPGNVPVVADSPGPVTDAVREAMTDAGNDVFETTVAEHDEAMRSVQAKAHAAILAYGLAADEVDDRFHTPVSAVLDDLVGQVTGGEEHVYASIQRVFGGAAEVADAASRIAAAAGDHDEQPDEYSDAFAALYREAGRAHHDSDIAQATDRDTTDETDESPE from the coding sequence ATGACGACACTGGTCGTCGGCGCGGGCGCGATGGGTCGCTGGGTAGCGCAGACGGTCCCCGGCGACGTCGCCTTCGCCGACACCGACCCGGCAGCCGCCGAGGCAGCGGCCGCCACCGTCGGTGGGCGGGCCGTCGCGCTCGACACCGACGAGACGTTCGAGGCGGTCTGCCTCGCGGTCCCGATGACGGTCGTCGCCCAGGCCATCGCAGACCACGCCGGGACGGCCGAGCAGGCTATCTACGACGTCACCGGTGAGATGGCGACGCCCGTCGAGGCGATGCGCGAGCACGCCCCCGACCTGGAGCGGGTGAGTTTCCACCCCCTCTTCGCGCCCGAGAACGCGCCGGGGAACGTCCCGGTCGTCGCGGACTCGCCAGGGCCGGTCACGGACGCGGTCCGCGAGGCGATGACCGACGCCGGCAACGACGTGTTCGAGACCACCGTCGCCGAGCACGACGAGGCGATGCGTTCGGTCCAGGCGAAGGCCCACGCCGCGATTCTCGCCTACGGACTGGCGGCCGACGAGGTCGACGACCGGTTCCATACCCCGGTCTCGGCCGTGCTCGACGACCTCGTCGGGCAGGTGACCGGCGGCGAAGAGCACGTCTACGCGAGCATCCAGCGCGTCTTCGGCGGGGCGGCCGAGGTGGCCGACGCGGCGAGCAGAATCGCCGCTGCCGCGGGCGACCACGACGAACAGCCCGACGAATATAGCGACGCCTTCGCGGCACTCTACCGGGAAGCCGGGCGAGCACACCACGACAGCGACATAGCACAGGCGACCGACCGAGACACCACAGACGAGACGGACGAGTCCCCAGAATGA
- a CDS encoding 30S ribosomal protein S15 produces the protein MARMHTRRRGKSGSDRPVTDEPPEWSDVDAEKIEERVVELAEQGYEPSQIGMKLRDEGVTGTPVPNVKLATGKKVTEILEEHDAEPDLPEDLRNLMERAVRLRAHMEENQQDFQNKRALQNTESKVRRLVSYYRGDELDADFEYSYEEAEELLEESN, from the coding sequence ATGGCCAGAATGCACACCCGCCGTCGCGGCAAGTCCGGTTCGGACCGACCCGTGACGGATGAACCCCCGGAGTGGAGTGACGTCGACGCCGAGAAGATCGAAGAGCGCGTCGTCGAACTGGCAGAGCAGGGCTACGAGCCGTCCCAGATCGGCATGAAGCTGCGCGACGAGGGCGTGACCGGCACACCCGTCCCCAACGTCAAGCTGGCGACGGGCAAGAAGGTCACCGAGATCCTCGAAGAGCACGACGCCGAGCCCGACCTGCCCGAAGACCTGCGCAACCTGATGGAGCGTGCTGTTCGCCTCCGTGCACACATGGAGGAGAACCAGCAGGACTTCCAGAACAAGCGCGCACTCCAGAACACGGAGTCGAAGGTCCGCCGCCTCGTCTCGTACTACCGCGGTGACGAGCTGGACGCCGACTTCGAGTACTCCTACGAAGAAGCCGAAGAACTCCTCGAAGAAAGTAACTGA
- a CDS encoding outer membrane protein assembly factor BamB family protein: MDVVWNVDNPFRDITGLPRRTNTLVAEHGLYTVGGNTGTVTRLDPDSGTREWVRELGDHIDRPETVQVMPDRSFLTAATDDETLHALDVSTGETRWTQSLDSTVEAVSLTDDSVVVAWSGESSDDASGVGCLAGEDGTWRWDQSKAALREATGYDPILPRTLSEPFDETVYVGTPNIGFRVRTTEGSVVGEAPSGTHRPLLGDDSIYIPGLDWVDAVTLSSFSHLWTAEPSESLSTGIALTDSGVYFGARDHGLYGIARETGDRLWRYEMESEVETTPAIAAGLVWTSERETDDRLVAVDAETGRPVGQFLVGGEVQAVTGSDDALYVFTSEQTYRLNPSSIE; encoded by the coding sequence ATGGACGTGGTCTGGAACGTAGATAACCCCTTCAGGGACATAACGGGACTGCCGAGGCGGACGAATACACTCGTCGCGGAGCACGGCCTCTACACGGTCGGCGGTAACACGGGGACGGTCACTCGGCTGGACCCCGACAGTGGGACGCGCGAATGGGTTCGGGAACTCGGAGACCACATCGACCGCCCAGAGACCGTCCAGGTCATGCCAGACCGGTCATTTCTCACCGCAGCGACCGACGACGAGACGCTCCACGCCCTCGACGTATCGACCGGGGAGACCCGATGGACACAGTCGCTAGATTCCACCGTCGAGGCCGTCAGCCTCACCGACGACTCGGTCGTCGTTGCCTGGAGTGGAGAGAGTAGCGACGACGCAAGCGGCGTCGGCTGTCTGGCCGGAGAAGACGGGACGTGGCGGTGGGACCAATCGAAAGCAGCGCTCAGGGAGGCGACCGGATATGATCCCATTCTGCCGAGAACGCTATCGGAGCCGTTCGACGAGACCGTGTACGTTGGAACCCCGAATATCGGCTTCCGGGTTCGGACCACCGAGGGGTCGGTCGTCGGTGAGGCACCGTCAGGAACCCACCGTCCGTTACTCGGCGACGACAGCATCTACATCCCCGGGTTGGATTGGGTAGACGCCGTAACTCTCTCGTCGTTCAGCCATCTGTGGACAGCAGAGCCGTCAGAGAGCCTCTCGACTGGCATCGCACTGACCGACAGCGGAGTGTACTTCGGGGCGAGAGACCACGGGCTCTACGGAATCGCGAGGGAGACAGGAGACCGGTTGTGGCGGTACGAGATGGAGAGTGAGGTCGAGACGACACCGGCAATCGCGGCTGGGCTGGTCTGGACCTCCGAGCGCGAGACCGACGACCGCCTGGTCGCTGTGGACGCGGAGACCGGGAGGCCGGTCGGGCAGTTCCTCGTCGGCGGTGAAGTTCAGGCGGTCACTGGTTCGGACGATGCGCTCTACGTGTTCACCAGCGAACAGACGTACCGACTTAACCCCAGTAGTATCGAGTGA
- a CDS encoding M24 family metallopeptidase has protein sequence MEPDFAALDEFLADEGLDGYAFLDDESNSNLYYTTGFGAPDPFFAVYTPDAIGVLVSSLEYGRAKKEGRADVVKRHGDYDIQAKREEHGDDAFFVVIGEFLEDLGVSSLAVETDFGVGAADKLRDDGFTVRPDEDGVVDDIRAVKTDEEVDHVREAQRANEAAMARAEELVREASVEDGVLYRPDADEPLTSEFVKQEIEITLLRHDCSLDETIVACGQDAADPHDRGSGPLEADEFVIVDIFPRHKASRYHSDMTRTFLKGEPSETQREWYEVTDEARKAALDAVEPGATGEAVNQAVIDVYQDAGYPTIFTDPQTETGFIHSTGHGVGLDVHEGPSISIRGEELEPGHVITIEPGLYDPDVGGVRIEDIVVVTEDGYENLTDYPIELVVD, from the coding sequence ATGGAACCCGACTTCGCCGCCCTCGACGAGTTCCTCGCAGACGAGGGGCTCGATGGGTACGCGTTCCTCGACGACGAGTCGAACTCCAACCTCTACTACACGACCGGTTTCGGCGCACCGGATCCGTTCTTCGCGGTCTACACGCCCGACGCCATCGGCGTGCTCGTCTCCTCGCTGGAGTACGGGCGCGCCAAGAAAGAGGGTCGGGCCGACGTGGTGAAACGCCACGGCGACTACGACATCCAGGCCAAGCGCGAGGAACACGGCGACGACGCCTTCTTCGTCGTCATCGGCGAGTTCCTCGAGGACCTCGGCGTCTCCTCGCTCGCGGTCGAGACGGACTTCGGCGTCGGCGCGGCCGACAAGCTCCGCGATGACGGCTTCACGGTGAGGCCCGACGAGGACGGCGTCGTCGACGACATCCGGGCCGTCAAGACCGACGAGGAGGTCGACCACGTGCGCGAGGCCCAGCGCGCCAACGAGGCCGCGATGGCCCGCGCCGAGGAGCTCGTCCGCGAGGCGAGCGTCGAGGACGGCGTCCTCTACCGCCCCGACGCCGACGAACCCCTCACCAGCGAGTTCGTCAAGCAGGAGATCGAGATCACCCTGCTTCGCCACGACTGTTCGCTGGACGAGACCATCGTCGCCTGCGGGCAGGACGCCGCGGACCCCCACGACCGCGGCTCCGGCCCCCTCGAAGCCGACGAGTTCGTCATCGTGGACATCTTCCCGCGGCACAAGGCCTCGCGCTACCACTCCGACATGACCCGGACCTTCCTCAAGGGCGAGCCATCCGAGACCCAGCGCGAGTGGTACGAGGTCACCGACGAGGCCCGCAAGGCCGCCCTCGACGCGGTCGAACCGGGCGCGACCGGCGAGGCGGTCAACCAGGCCGTCATCGACGTCTACCAGGACGCGGGCTACCCGACCATCTTCACCGACCCGCAGACCGAGACGGGGTTCATCCACTCGACCGGCCACGGCGTCGGCCTCGACGTCCACGAGGGCCCCTCCATCAGTATCCGCGGCGAGGAGCTCGAACCCGGTCACGTCATCACCATCGAGCCGGGTCTGTACGACCCCGACGTCGGCGGCGTCCGCATCGAGGACATCGTCGTCGTCACCGAGGACGGCTACGAGAACCTGACCGACTACCCCATCGAACTCGTCGTCGACTGA
- a CDS encoding protein sorting system archaetidylserine synthase (This PssA-like phosphatidyltransferase, along with a PssD-like decarboxylase, is required in Haloarchaea for the archaeosortase ArtA to replace the PGF-CTERM sorting signal with a C-terminal lipid anchor.) → MLPRFVGRLSLADVVTTANASLGFVAVVVAFQDVELAARLVLLAGIADGLDGVVARYSGGSKVGPYLDSLADVASFSVAPAVLVYATASATWTVSFDALTARAVAAMVLPALFVAMGVVRLGMYTAYDTADEYTEGVPTTLAATILSAAVLCGITSAALLLAATGAFVYLMVSTVRYPDLLARDALLMGVVHGLAVLFPYFYGRTFPWAILTLALAYLLAGPWFYWRGGRVLAKWYGNA, encoded by the coding sequence ATGTTGCCACGGTTCGTCGGCCGCCTGAGTCTCGCCGACGTGGTGACGACTGCGAACGCGTCGCTCGGGTTCGTCGCGGTCGTCGTCGCGTTCCAGGACGTGGAACTGGCGGCGAGACTCGTCCTGCTCGCGGGTATCGCGGACGGGCTCGACGGCGTGGTCGCGCGCTACTCCGGCGGGTCGAAGGTCGGCCCGTACCTCGACTCGCTGGCGGACGTGGCCTCGTTCTCGGTCGCGCCCGCGGTGCTGGTGTACGCGACGGCGTCGGCGACCTGGACGGTCTCGTTCGACGCGCTCACCGCGCGGGCGGTCGCGGCGATGGTCCTCCCCGCCCTGTTCGTGGCGATGGGCGTCGTCCGCCTCGGGATGTACACCGCCTACGACACGGCCGACGAGTACACCGAGGGCGTCCCGACGACGCTCGCGGCGACCATCCTCTCGGCCGCCGTGCTCTGTGGCATCACCTCGGCCGCGCTCTTGCTGGCGGCCACCGGCGCGTTCGTCTACCTGATGGTCTCGACGGTCCGGTACCCGGACCTGCTCGCCCGCGACGCCCTGCTGATGGGCGTCGTCCACGGGCTCGCGGTGCTCTTCCCCTACTTCTACGGCCGGACGTTCCCCTGGGCCATCCTCACGCTGGCGCTCGCGTACCTGCTCGCGGGACCCTGGTTCTACTGGCGCGGGGGGCGCGTGCTGGCGAAGTGGTATGGAAACGCTTAG